From the genome of Trichomycterus rosablanca isolate fTriRos1 chromosome 18, fTriRos1.hap1, whole genome shotgun sequence:
gcgttcactcggcgatcaaaactcggctctcaatcgctaagtgtgaactacttAACAACTCCATCCGAgcgagatatctagcatgtcaaatatctggatctgagtcggcAGATTGGCAGTGAGTGcggtgtcaaacagccaatgagaacgcaggatacggtgtgaggggaaacgcaggagcgGAGTGTTAACAGGTGGTTTAGTAAACagtatagtttatatcagaatacatcagcacacacacacacacactttacagtatttctgacctgatcgtcctctacaaaacacccacgctgcattgcaaacgaTATTTATTATCCTCcgactcactacagaacaatccatgctgctcacgttgccaaatccactcagattcatttatttttctctttgattttacgctgcacatcagcacacaaactttgatctctcgcttgcatgtttggacgtggtatcattaaacccctcgtcacttctcacatgtgttttcatgacagaacgtagtttgggagagcagagcagctcgcctgcgattccagttggtgatagatggtgtagtgtgagaccccccccatcacccatcacccatcagtcgtgtagtgtgaactgtacagagaccctgaccacttggaaagtcgtgtagtgtgaacgtgGCATCACCCTCTCATCCAgaaccttgtgtgtgtgtttcagggtgAGTTCTGCAGTGGGGGGGTGAGGGAGGGGCTGATCGTTAGCTTCATTAAGTTCATCTGTCAGTCGTCTCGTCAGTTCTGTGAGAGTGTTGGAGACCGGAGCAGCTCGACCCCCCCGACACTCCTACTGCTGCTGTCCCGCCTGTGTCTGGATTATCACACTCACACCATCAGCTACATCCTCACCCTGACCGACGAGCAGTTCctcacccaggtacacacacacacacacacacacacacacacacacacacacacacacactcacacacacaccatcagctaCATCCTCACCCTGACCGACGAGCAGTTCctcacccaggtacacacacacacacacacacacacacacacacacacacacacacacacacacacacacacactcacacacacactcacacacacaccatcagctaCATCCTCACCCTGACCGACGAGCAGTTCctcacccaggtacacacacacacacacacacacacacacacacacacacacacacacacacactcacacacacactcacacacacaccatcagctaCATCCTCACCCTGACCGACGAGCAGTTCctcacccaggtacacacacacacacacacacacacacacacacacactcacacacacaccatcagctaCATCCTCACCCTGACCGACGAGCAGTTCctcacccaggtacacacacacacacacacacacacacacacacacacacacactcacactcacaccatCAGCTACATCCTCACCCTGACCGACGAGCAGTTCctcacccaggtacacacacacacacacacacacacacacacacacacacacactcacacacacaccatcagctaCATCCTCACCCTGACCGACGAGCAGTTCctcacccaggtacacacacacacacacacacacacacacacacacacacacactcacacacacaccatcagctaCATCCTCACCCTGACCGACGAGCAGTTCctcacccaggtacacacacacacacacacacacacacacacacacacacacacacacacacacacactcacacacacaccatcagctaCATCCTCACCCTGACCGACGAGCAGTTCctcacccaggtacacacacacacacacacacacacacacacacacactcaccatcaGCTACATCCTCACCCTGACCGACGAGCAGTTCctcacccaggtacacacacacacacacacacacacacacacacacacacacacacaccatcagctatgatgatgaagatgatgatgatggtttcTGTGTTTCAGCATCACTCTCCAGTTACCACGGTAACAGCTCTGTGTTCCGAAGCTCGAGAAGCAGCACAGAAGCTCCTCAACCACTACGTTAAGGTAATGCTAACATAACTAACATCTCTCACTGCCTAAAcacacctctgtgtgtgtgtgtgtgtgtgtgtgtgtgtgtgttactcactgtatggtatgtgtgtgtgtgtgtgcgcaggttcAGGGATTAATCATCTCCCAGATGTTGAGGAAGAGTGTGGAGACGAGGGACTGGGTGAACACCATCGAGCCTCGTAACGTccgtgctgtgatgaagagagtGGTGGAGGATACGACCGCCATCGACGTTCAGGTACCAGCCACCCAAACCACACACGAGCAGTTCctcacccaggtacacacactcacatacacacacacacacacacacacacacacacacacacaccatccactGAATGATTTCTGATTCTAACACATGACGACATGAGGAAGATCTGaagatattatttacatttatgtacaCACCTGCTGTATCAGCTCCAGCGAGTTCAACTCAGAACATTAGAGCATCAAACATGGTGGGGTGTGATGACATGGAGGTGCTTTGCTGGATTAGGACCTGGACCTGGACCACTTTCTGGTATTGCAGGAATCTATTAGAAATGTTTTCTGGATAATGTAAagtcatctgtccatgagctgaaGCCGAGGTGTAATTGGATTATGCAGCAGGACAGAACAAAGTACAAAAGCAGTTCAATTAAGGAacatttactttatatatatatatatatatatacagtgtatcacaaaagtgagtacacccctcacatttctgcaaatatttcattatatcttttcatgggacaacactatagacatgaaacttggatataacttagagtagtcagtgtacagcttgtatagcagtgtagatttactgtcttctgaaaataactcaacacacagccattaatgtctaaatagctggcaacataagtgagtacaccccacagtgaacatgtccaaattgtgcccaaatgtgtcgttgtccctccctggtgtcatgtgtcaaggtcccaggtgtaaatggggagcagggctgttaaatttggtgttttgggtacaattctctcatactggccaccagatattcaacatggcacctcatggcaaagaactctctgaggatgtgagaaatagaattgttgctctccacaaagatggcctgggctataagaagattgctaacaccctgaaactgagctacagcatggtgcccaaggtcatacagcggttttccaggacaggttccactcggaacaggcttcgccagggtcgaccaaagaagtcgagtccacgtgttcggcgtcatatccagaggttggctttaaaaaatagacacatgagtgctgccagcattgctgcagaggttgaagacgtgggaggtcagcctgtcagtgctcagaccatacgccacacactgcatcaactcggtctgcatggtcgtcatcccagaaggaagctgacgcacaagaaagcccgcaaacagtttgctgaagacaagcagtccaagaacatggattactggaatgccctgtggtctgacgagaccaagataaacttgtttggctcagatggtgtccagcatgtgtggcggcaccctggtgagaagtaccaagacaactgtatcttgcctacagtcaagcatggtggtggtagcatcatggtcttgggctgcatgagtgttgctggcactgaggagctgcagttcattgagggaaacatgaattccaacatgtactgtgacattctgaaacagagcatgatcccctcccttcgaaaactgggcctcatggcagttttccaacaggataacgaccccaaacacaacctccaagatgacaactgccttgctgaggaagctgaaggtaaaggtgatggactaaacccaattgagcacctgtggcgcatcctcaagtggaaggtggaggagttcaaggtgtctaacatccaccagctccgtgatgtcatcatggaggagtggaagaggattccagtagcgacctgtgcagctctggtgaattccatgcccaggagggttaaggcagtgctggataataatggtggtcacacaaaatattgacactttgggcacaatttggacatgttcactgtggggtgtactcacttatgttgccagccatttagacattaatggctgtgtgttgagttattttcagaagacagtaaatctacactgctatacaagttgtacactgactactctaagttatatccaagttttatttctatagtgttgtcccatgaaaagatataataaaatatttgcagaaatgtgaggggtgtactcacttttgtgatacactgtatatataatgtgtgtgtgtgtgtgtgtgtgtgtgtgtgtgtgtgtgtgtgtaggtgggttTGTTGTATGAGGAGGGAGTAAGAAAAGCACACAGCAGTGACTCCAGCAAGCGAACTTTCTCCGTCTACAGCAGCTCCCGCCAACAGATACGCTACGCTCCCAGTTACACACCcaggtacacatacacacatactcacacacactctcacacattcactcaaacacacacacacacacacacacacacacacacacaggtacacacacacacacaggtacacacacacacacacacacacacacacacacatacactctcacacattcactcaaatacacacacacacacacacacacacaggtacacatacacacacacacactcacacacacacacatacacacacacattcactcaaatacacacacacacacacacacacacacactttcactcaaatacacacacactataatacacacacacacactcacttaaatacatacacacacattttcaacAGTGCACGATGGTGAAactcacgtgtgtgtgtgtgtgtgtgtgtgtgtgtgtgtgtgtgtgtgtgtgtgtgtgtgttttagtgctCCGATGGACACCAATCTGCTCAGTAACATCCACAAGCTTTTCTCTGAGAGGATCGACATCTTCAGTCCTGTCGAGTTCAACAAGGTCAGAGCCGCTCACTCACGCTGTAACATTAATCATATAGAAATCATTATATAGAAATCATGTAGAATAAATGACACATTTAGAATAAAATCTGCTTTTGAAGTTGTAGTTTGGGGATGGTGATTTCCTGTTTCAGTGAGACAGGTGCTTTACAGCAGGTGTATGAATGGAGctgtgatgatggtgatgtatCGGTTATTGATCCGTTATAgataacatgttttttttctgtctctcAGGTGTCCGTGCTGACGGGGATCGTAAAGATCAGTTTGAAGTCGCTGGtggagtgtgtgcgtgtgcgctcCTTCGGCAGGTTTGGGTTGCAGCAGGTACAGGTGGACTGTCACTACCTGCAGATGTACCTGTGGCGCTTCGTCTCGGACGAGAACCTCGTCCACTTCCTGCTGGATGAGATCGTCAGCAGCACGGCGCACCGCTGCATCGAACCTGTACCCATGGAGCAGAGCGTGATCGAGCTCATCTGTGAGAGAGGGTAGAGAGGGTTACCTCCGGGGGGAGGGGGGAGACACGCCCGGTGGGTGGCGGGGAGGGTAGAGGTACTCGAGGTGGTGGGAGGATGAAGCTGCTGTATAAACTGTATTTGAGGGTAAATCATCATATCATGTGTGTATGAATAATAATGTATGAAATCTGATCTAATATATTCACTGTTACACTTCAACATTTTCACTACTTTACTAACAATGGATTAACACATCAAgcactaaattattattattattttcatttctgCTCTGTGTTGctgattaataaaataaatgtggaTATTAAATGTGTGTTAGTAGTTTTTTCTGGTCTCTGAATGTGCTGCTGATTATAGATTCTGACTAAACAGTaattagttcattcattcatcttcaggaatcacttcatcctgatcagagtGGAGCTTCATGTAAACATCAGTGAGAACAAAAACAGTTACAGGATTTTCTGGATTCTCAGAAAGGACCTGCTGTGTAAAAcctgaatgttttttttctgaatgtaTTTCTGCATCACTTTTGATAcagaataattattaaaaaataatataaaatgaagCTTTCCGTTACATTTCTAACCACTTTAATTGGTTTCTATTCAACTGATAACGTTTATACACAACATTGATTTACTTTGCAATATATACCAGCTTTAATTTAGCTTTATTTTATAGAATGCTTATCTGGATGCTAAGTCActtttatgttatattttatttctgaaTAAATCCTGAAGTTTTTCACTAATCCGGTTTCACTTGGTTATTAATTTCAGGGTTAAGCAACAGAGGACTCTTATTTTGAAGTTTGTGCTGCAGCTGGTTAGATGACATAACAGCGGTGTTGTGATTAGCATTGTGTGGCTAACAGCTACAGTAGCAGTGAATGCTAAGAGGCTAACCGGGTCAGAATGAGCGCGGCGCGGACAGTGATGGCTTATACAGCCGCTCTAGCTGCTCTGCTAGCGGGGTGCGCTTCCTGGTGGAGCATCTCACCCGGAGAGGacagaaacaaacaaatactGCAGGTACCAGCACAGTACTTACTTACaatcactatactacacactatactacacactatactactcACTATACTCACTTATAATCACTATACTACTCACTATACTCACTTATaatcactatactacacactatactactcACTATACTCACTTATAATCACTATACTACTCACTATACTCACTTATaatcactatactacacactatactactcACTATACTCACTTATAATCACTATACTACTCACTATACTTACTTACaatcactatactacacactatactacacactatactcacTTATaatcactatactacacactatactcacTTACaatcactatactacacactatactactcACTATACTCACTTATAATCACTATACTACTCACTATACTCACTTATaatcactatactacacactatactactcACTACTCACTTATAATCACTATACTACTCACTATACTCACTTATaatcactatactacacactatactactcACTATACTCACTTATAATCACTATACTACTCACTATACTCACTTATaatcactatactacacactatactcacTTATAATCACTATACTACTCACTATACTCACTTATaatcactatactacacactatactactcACTATACTCACTTATAATCACTATACTACTCACTATACTTACTTACaatcactatactacacactatactacacactatactcacTTATaatcactatactacacactatactactcACTATACTCACTTATAATCACTATACTACTCACTATACTCACTTATaatcactatactacacactatactactcACTATACTCACTTATaatcactatactacacactatactcacTTATaatcactatactacacactactcTCACTTATaatcactatactacacactactcTCACTTATAATCACTATACTACTCACTATACTCACTTATaatcactatactacacactatactcacTTATaatcactatactacacactactaCTCACTATACTCACTTATAATCACTATACTACTCACTATACTTACTTATaatcactatactacacactatactcacTTATaatcactatactacacactactcTCACTTATaatcactatactacacactactcTCACTTATAATCACTATACTACTCACTATACTCACTTATaatcactatactacacactactcACTTATAATCACTATACTACTCACTATACTCACTTATAATCACTACTACACACTACTCTCACTTATAATCACTATACTACTCACTATACTCACTTATaatcactatactacacactactcACTTATAATCACTATACTACTCACTATACTCACTTATAatcactacactacacactactctCACTTATAATCACTATACTACTCACTATACTCACTTATaatcactatactacacactactcTCACTTATaatcactatactacacactactcTCACTTATAATCACTATACTACTCACTATACTCACTTATAatcactacactacacactactctCACTTATAATCACTATACTACTCACTATACTCACTTATAATgactacactacacactactctCACTTATaatcactatactacacactgtACTCAGTACACTACTCACTTATACAACTATACTCATTATACCGTACTACTAAACACTCCTACACGAGTCagtatactacacactatactcacTTATAATCACTATACTACTGACTATACTCACCTATACTACTTACTATACTCACTATACCATATAGTATACTAAACACTGTACTACTGACTATACTTAGTAAGCTACACATTACTTACTGTACTCACTACACTACTCGGTTTACTATTTACTATACTCACTATACTACAGACAGTAACCTGTTACACAGATGAACCTCCCGCTCTTCGTTCTGAAATGTACTCAGAAATACTTGAGAGATCCTGGTgagactgatcagtgtataaagcaGCGGTTAATCCTGATGGACTCTGGAGCACCAGAGTTCTGAGTTCAGGTTAAATGAACCTTCATGTtggttgtgtttgtgtgcagaAGCTGCCGGAGTCGAACCCGGACCGGATGGAGGAGAGCAGGAAGAGAAACGCTGTGATCATGGAGCTGCTGAAGGATGCGGCTCAAACCAACGAGAACGTCGCTCGATCCTTCGGCCCCCATAAATGAGCTGGGTTCACGTCCCAGTACTGATCACATCTGTAATCCAGGAGGGTTTATGTTCAGATTTCTCTTTATTTATGTGGGAGTGACTGGAACTCTGAGATAATAAAAATATCTGAAGTCTGAGATGAACAGACACATGAGAAGAtatttggggtgttttggggCGGGTGTGGtggttatttaatttaaattaaacccTTTAAGAATGAGGACACTTTTACAGAATACACACAGTCAActtaacatgaaatatttcagtataAATTACAAACCTGACTGTATCAGGCTGCACATCTGTTTCATTATgttgttaataaaatacattgatttgttctgaacatctgtacatcatTACAGCTGTTTATGCTTCATTAAAGACACATTATTGATGAAAGGTTCctataaatacatgaaaacgtagtaccagacccactgcgaccttgACCAGAATGGCGTTGATCTTTACGCAACTTTTCCACCgacttttattttgaagttTCTTTTCGCATGCGCAGTGTGGTGTGTGCTCTGAGCTTCAGCTTCAGAGTTTGATATTGAGAAATGTCGACAGATTCGGTACCG
Proteins encoded in this window:
- the LOC134332640 gene encoding ubiquinol-cytochrome-c reductase complex assembly factor 3; amino-acid sequence: MSAARTVMAYTAALAALLAGCASWWSISPGEDRNKQILQKLPESNPDRMEESRKRNAVIMELLKDAAQTNENVARSFGPHK